In Plasmodium falciparum 3D7 genome assembly, chromosome: 13, the following are encoded in one genomic region:
- a CDS encoding glutamine--tRNA ligase, putative, with protein sequence MEKIYSKNKLDYLSIIFNFYSWYKRHFKGTLLINENSNIKNTTLIELLGNKKLLLNEINACEAILKLNEHHENYDSSSGTCNVNNINQPNNNNNNKENINDNNNNNKENINDNNNNNKENNINPCSTNSFNINSFSTNNYNNFNNPCCSFSCNIYDYYDILKIEELKDFLKDFILRNKKINKEFFDTIEEDMTMWKKIFFFGQKKRTPEFLDFLLFYILKKENIHFFEEETRYINLHNWFLKNKIYDISNDKKEDNTPSACNTNFIQQIIEEDLKNKKHTHVITRFPPEPNGYLHLGHAKSICLNFGLSNKYGGRTHLRFDDTNPVTEEIRYIESIKEDVKWLGYDWKEHLYFASNYFEQLYEWAKILIKQGDAYVDDQSIEEIRKNRGNLKDPGVDSPYRNRTVEENLQLFENMKNGLYKEGEKVLRAKINMKSGNMNLRDPILYRIMYKIHPKTKNKWVIYPMYDYAHGQSDSIEKITHSICTLEFETHRPLYEWFQEKLHIFKTRQIEFARLNVTYMVMSKRKLLTLVNEKYVKDWDDPRMPTISGMRRRGYSPDAIKDFCNKVGIAKRENMIPIDLLEFCVREDMDKKAIRLFAILKPLKVIITNYNDAPDYEHIHNLVASNHPKMEQMGFRNLKFEKEIFIDHDDFQEIPQDNFFRLAPNRTVRLRYAFCITCNEVIKDDQGKVIELRCTYDPSSKSGLCTNQKKDNVNRQGGDGDNKQGGGGDNKKVKATIHWLCAKNSLQAEFRMYDKLFTKPNPESNEDTELVQKITSTAHLENNTNNQGNGKDEYASDTLLQDEHLEDESKNAGWRKYINTNSLIIHKGLVENYSTRFKIGDPIQFERVGFFTKDKDTTNELPVFNLTVPLVDNTMLKKKKEDLLQKELDKLKREKIAAERKLKKEQKKIREQKKKEQN encoded by the coding sequence ATGGAAAAGATATATAGCAAGAATAAGTTGGACTATTTatcaattatttttaatttttatagcTGGTATAAAAGGCACTTCAAGGGTACCTtgttaataaatgaaaatagtaatataaaGAACACAACCTTGATAGAACTTTTAGGtaataagaaattattattgAATGAAATTAATGCTTGTGAGgctatattaaaattaaatgagcATCATGAAAATTATGATTCATCGAGTGGTACATGTAAcgtgaataatataaaccaaccaaacaacaacaataataataaggaaaatattaacgacaataataataataataaggaaaatattaacgacaataataataataataaggaaaataatataaatccaTGTAGTACCAATAGTTTTAACATCAATAGTTTTAGTaccaataattataataacttTAATAACCCGTGCTGCAGTTTTAGttgtaatatttatgattattatgatattttgaaaatagaagaattaaaagattttttaaaagattttattttaagaaataaaaaaataaataaagaattcTTTGATACTATCGAAGAAGATATGACTATGTGGAAAAAGATCTTTTTCTttggacaaaaaaaaagaactcCAGAATTTTTggactttttattattttatattttaaaaaaggaaaatattcatttcttTGAAGAAGAAACAcgttatataaatttacatAATTGGTTTcttaagaataaaatatatgatatatcaaATGATAAGAAGGAAGATAATACACCTAGTGCATGCAATACTAATTTTATTCAACAAATTATTGAAgaagatttaaaaaataaaaaacatacaCATGTTATTACTAGATTCCCACCTGAACCTAATGGTTATTTACATTTAGGACATGCAAAAAGTATATGTTTAAATTTTGgtttatcaaataaatatggTGGTAGAACCCATTTACGTTTTGATGACACGAACCCAGTTACCGAAGAAATTAGATATATAGAATCCATAAAAGAAGATGTCAAATGGCTAGGATATGATTGGAAagaacatttatattttgctTCTAATTATTTTGAACAATTATATGAATGGGCCAAAATACTAATAAAACAAGGAGATGCGTATGTAGATGATCAAAGTATTGAAGAAATACGAAAAAATAGAGGCAATCTAAAAGACCCAGGGGTTGATTCACCATATAGAAATAGAACCGTAGAAGAAAATTTACaattatttgaaaatatgaaaaatggtTTATATAAAGAAGGGGAAAAAGTTTTAAGAgctaaaataaatatgaaatcaGGAAATATGAATTTAAGAGATCCAATATTATATCgtattatgtataaaatacatcccaaaacaaaaaataaatgggTTATATATCCAATGTATGATTATGCTCATGGGCAATCGGATTCCATTGAAAAAATTACACATTCCATATGTACATTAGAATTCGAAACACATAGACCTTTATATGAATGGTTTCAAGaaaaattacatatttttaaaacgaGACAAATCGAATTTGCTCGTCTAAATGTAACATATATGGTCATGAGTAAAAGAAAATTGTTAACCCTAGTTAATGAGAAATATGTTAAGGATTGGGATGATCCTCGTATGCCGACCATATCAGGTATGAGAAGAAGAGGTTATAGTCCAGATGCCATTAAAGATTTTTGTAATAAAGTTGGTATAGCCAAGAGAGAAAATATGATTCCTATTGATCTACTTGAATTCTGTGTACGTGAAGATATGGATAAAAAAGCAATCAGACTATTTGCTATACTCAAGCCATTAAAAGTTATtataacaaattataatgaCGCTCCTGATTATGAACATATCCACAATCTAGTTGCTAGTAATCATCCAAAAATGGAACAAATGGGTTTTAGAAATTTGAAatttgaaaaagaaatttttattGATCACGACGATTTTCAAGAAATACCCCAAGATAATTTCTTTAGACTAGCTCCTAATAGAACCGTTAGATTAAGATATGCATTCTGCATTACTTGTAATGAAGTTATTAAGGATGATCAAGGTAAGGTCATTGAGTTGAGATGTACCTACGACCCGAGCAGTAAAAGTGGGCTCTGTACCAATCAAAAGAAAGATAATGTCAATAGACAAGGTGGTGATGGGGATAACAAACAAGGTGGTGGTGGGGATAACAAAAAAGTGAAAGCTACCATTCATTGGTTATGCGCAAAAAATTCTCTTCAAGCAGAATTCAGAATGtatgataaattatttaccAAACCAAACCCAGAATCTAACGAAGACACTGAACTTGTTCAAAAAATCACATCAACGGCACATCTTGAAAACAATACAAACAATCAAGGTAATGGTAAAGATGAATATGCTTCTGATACTTTACTACAAGATGAACATTTAGAAGATGAATCCAAAAATGCGGGATGGagaaaatacataaatacaaattcattaattatacataaagGACTAGTAGAAAATTATTCGACACGTTTTAAAATTGGAGATCCAATACAATTTGAAAGAGTCGGATTTTTTACAAAAGATAAAGACACAACAAATGAATTACCGGTTTTTAATTTAACAGTACCCTTAGTTGATAATAccatgttaaaaaaaaaaaaagaagaccTACTACAAAAGGAATTGGATAAATTGAAGAGAGAAAAAATTGCTGCCGAGCGAAAATTAAAGAAggagcaaaaaaaaataagggagcaaaagaaaaaagaacaaaattgA
- a CDS encoding signal peptidase complex catalytic subunit SEC11: MDFIKEQYNSLVLDLRKTFRNKRDGLSHILNVICLLLNALMIWKLLVVFTGCESPVVVVLSGSMEPGYYRGDTLALYHPPKIHAGDVVVYQINGRDIPIVHRILSLHTSKDNKFHLLSKGDNNNIDDRGLYDPHQYWLENEHVLGLSVGYTPYIGILTIWINEYPVVKWAIVSIMLIMILMGYE, translated from the exons atggattttataaaagaacAATATAATTCGTTAGTCCTAGACCTTAGAAAGACATTTAGAAATAAAAGAGATGGACTATctcatattttaaatgtCATATGTTTATTACTTAACGCATTGATGATATGGAAACTTTTGGTAGTATTCACAg GATGTGAATCACCCGTTGTTGTTGTATTAAGTGGGAGTATGGAGCCAGGGTATTATCGAGGTGACACATTGGCATTGTATCATCCTCCAAAAATACATGCGGGGGATGTAGTTGTATATCAAATAAATGGAAGAGATATACCAATTGTTCATAGGATTTTAAGTTTGCACACatcaaaagataataaatttcACTTATTATCAAagggtgataataataatattgatgataGAGGTTTATATGATCCACACCAATACTGGCTAGAAAATGAACATGTCTTAGGTCTTTCTGTTGGTTATACACCATACATTGGAATATTAACCATATGGATAAATGAATATCCAGTAGTTAAATGGGCAATTGTTTCAATAATGCTAATCATGATATTAATGGGAtatgaatga
- a CDS encoding syntaxin, Qa-SNARE family has translation MPYVDKTEEFFKIIEKLSNDNINIRKNRSIVQDTQVGELASKITDLLQSGYQKLQQLERCVKQKGIFNDKTSEIEELTYEVKQTITDVTNELDLLVQYSCNLNISNPQSKTHIDNIISSLKNRLFDFTKKFKDVLQIRSEHIKKQVNRRKMYSYTSNEATFNNDNYKFTPLGDIDIESGQQQVLKQPSKHSYLHSRADAMENIQKVIGDLAQMFQKVATMVTQQDEMIKRIDEDIDISLTNTREGQNYLLTYFNRLTSTRTLILQIFACIFILIVFFVIFS, from the exons ATGCCTTATGTTGATAAAACAGAAGAGTTTTTTAAAATCATTGAAAAATTaagtaatgataatataaatataagaaaaaatcgAAGCATAGTTCAAGACACGCAAGTAGGTGAGCTTGCTTCGAAAATTACAGACTTATTACAATCAGGATATCAAAAGTTACAACAGCTAGAAAGAt GTGTTAAGCAAAAAGGTATTTTTAACGACAAAACGTCTGAAATAGAAGAGCTGACATACGAAGTAAAACAAACCATTACAGATGTAACGAATGAATTAGATTTATTAGTCCAATATTCTTGTAACCTTAATATTAGTAATCCTCAAAGTAAAACTCatattgataatattatatcatccTTAAAAAATCGTCTTTTCGATTTTACCAAAAAATTTAAGGATGTCTTACAAATAAGAAGTGag catataaaaaaacaagtGAACAGGAGAAAAATGTATTCCTATACATCTAACGAAGCAACgtttaataatgataattataaatttaccCCACTTGGGGATATAGATATTGAAAg TGGGCAGCAACAGGTTTTGAAACAACCAAGTAAGCATTCATACTTACATTCAAGAGCTGATGCTATGGAGAATATACAAAAAGTAATTGGAGATTTAGCTCAAATGTTTCAAAAGGTTGCTACTATGGTAACACAACAAGATGAAATGATAAAACGTATCGACGAAGATATAGATATATCTTTAACAAATACAAGAGAAGGACAAAATTATcttttaacatattttaaCAGATTAACGTCCACAAGAACTTTAATATTACAG atTTTCGCTTGTATATTCATTCTGATAGTATTTTTTGTCATTTTTTCATAG
- a CDS encoding CPW-WPC family protein has translation MKKLNLLIGCISLYSIIFYTAKISCTVQVKNGGIENLASSSGLLKNVLKHSPRISEEEIKESEIKIIKNAHEEEKKILDKYGKCLKDYTLPCPNYWKRRTDKYGKNVCIANEEYNGFCEQVQIFDEFSEHEKMSYESSCNVEWGCKGSSKEICESGKRDYNVPCPEGFLVQNDNSCKADISVYRGMCNNETINFTHLTSSEKENWSIACEAYWPCYTDCISEEYISDCPKNWKQVNKYDCIPDKNYKGPCRNIKNFKYFTLSMKKDFEEKCKTKFECNNICEKNYEQECPLNWKVEKGYCLAPDTFDLCKRKKISIENMTRKEKENIEKECFVSWPCINNKNTNKPNCQINWLADCPFGWDRKKEDKRDQKKDEYVCILPTEKQIYTEENKFNSLNKEKCTNIFLKKNSDEVIKREIASVCNTPWPCLNNEKIYISHNVDHEQKEENEKLNGPLTNEGKIYKNGKYHIVEEGNFSLSDIMK, from the coding sequence atgaaaaaattaaacctTCTTATCGGATGTATATCCTTGTattctataattttttatactgCAAAAATTTCCTGCACAGTTCAGGTGAAAAATGGTGGTATTGAAAATTTGGCTAGTTCAAGTGgacttttaaaaaatgtgttGAAGCATTCCCCAAGAATAAgtgaagaagaaataaaagagagtgaaataaaaataataaagaatgcTCATGAGgaggaaaagaaaatattggATAAGTATGGAAAATGTTTAAAGGATTATACATTACCTTGTCCTAATTATTGGAAGAGAAGAACGGATAAGTATGGAAAGAATGTGTGTATAGCtaatgaagaatataatgGTTTTTGTGAGCAAGTTCAGATATTTGATGAATTTAGTGAGCATGAGAAGATGTCATATGAATCTAGTTGTAATGTAGAGTGGGGATGTAAAGGTTCATCAAAAGAAATTTGTGAAAGTGGAAAAAGAGATTATAATGTTCCATGTCCTGAAGGATTTCTTGtacaaaatgataatagTTGTAAAGCTGATATAAGTGTGTATAGAGGTATGTGTAATAATGAGACAATAAATTTCACTCACCTGACCAGTtcagaaaaagaaaattggAGTATTGCATGCGAAGCTTATTGGCCTTGTTATACAGACTGTATATCTGAAGAGTATATATCTGATTGTCCAAAAAATTGGAAAcaagtaaataaatatgattgtATACCTGATAAGAATTATAAAGGTCCAtgtagaaatataaaaaattttaaatattttactttGTCTATGAAAAAAGATTTTGAAGAGAAATGTAAGACCAAGTTTGAgtgtaataatatttgtgaaaaaaattatgaacaagAATGTCCACTCAATTGGAAAGTTGAGAAAGGATATTGCTTAGCTCCGGATACTTTTGATTtatgtaaaagaaaaaaaatatccatTGAAAATATGacaagaaaagaaaaagaaaatattgaaaaagaaTGTTTTGTATCTTGGCcttgtataaataataaaaatacaaacaaACCAAATTGTCAAATAAATTGGCTAGCTGACTGTCCTTTTGGATGGGAcagaaaaaaagaagataaacGAGATCAGAAGAAAGATGAATATGTTTGTATATTACCAACTgagaaacaaatatatacagaggaaaataaatttaattcattaaataaagaaaagtgtacaaatatatttttaaaaaaaaattcggATGAAGTtataaaaagagaaataGCGTCTGTTTGTAACACTCCTTGGCCATGTTTAAATAATGAGAAGATTTATATTTCCCATAATGTTGATCATGaacaaaaagaagaaaatgaaaaattaaatgggCCTCTTACAAATGAggggaaaatatataaaaatgggaAATATCATATTGTGGAGGAGGGAAATTTTTCGTTATCTGACATTATGAAGTAG
- a CDS encoding 60S ribosomal protein L23, putative yields the protein MKRGRAGTLKNKMRITLSLPVGALINCCDNSGGKNLYIIAVQGFGSCLNRLPAASLGDMVLATVKKGKPDLRKKVLNAIICRQSKAWRRHEGYYIYFEDNAGVIVNPKGEMKGSAITGPVARECAELWPKLSSAASAIV from the exons atgaaaagaggAAGAGCAGgaacattaaaaaataaaatgaggATTACATTATCCTTACCTGTAGGAGCTTTAATAAATTGTTGTGATAATAGTGGaggaaaaaatttatatattatagccGTGCAG ggATTTGGTTCATGCCTTAACAGATTACCAGCCGCCTCCTTAGGTGATATGGTTTTAGCAACagtaaaaaaaggaaaaccaGATTTAAGAAAGAAAGTTTTGAATGCTATTATTTGTCGTCAATCAAAAGCCTGGAGAAGACATGAaggttattatatttattttgaagATAACGCTGGTGTTATAGTTAATCCTAAAGGAGAAATGAAAGGATCTGCTATCACCGGACCTGTTGCTAGAGAATGTGCTGAGTTGTGGCCAAAATTATCATCAGCAGCTTCTGCTAttgtttaa
- a CDS encoding protein tyrosine phosphatase-like protein, putative, with the protein MSATSKCMLIYNLVCCCLWTVILFTSLQYVFNKEKYPITTFWSNYKNIITITQSLAIFEIFFTIIGIINSVVSIVTIQVFSRLFVVYLIFNFLPNTNKWILSCLIAWAIIDIIRYLFYSLNILNLRFNILASLRKKLPLILYPIGITSEIVCTLASLNNIYATPFLRTYPYSMPNNINFQIDIYYFCIVVLILYIPGSILLYATAVRKSKQKIPIPEKKSDGANKKKI; encoded by the exons atgagTGCTACAAGTAAGTGTatgttaatttataatttagtATGCTGTTGCTTATGGACAGTAATTTTGTTTACGTCTTTACAATACGTTTTTAATAAAGAGAAATATCCTATAACTACCTTCTGGtcaaattataaaaacataataacGATAACACAATCGCTCGCCATctttgaaattttttttacaataattg GAATCATCAATTCAGTTGTAAGCATTGTAACAATACAAGTGTTCAGCAGATTATTTGttgtttatttaatttttaattttcttccTAATACCAACAAATGGATTTTATCTTGCTTAATTGCTTGGGCTATTATTGATATCATTCGTTATCTTTTCTACTCTTTGAATATACTCAACTTGCGTTTTAACATTCTCGCATccttaagaaaaaaat TACCGCTAATACTTTACCCCATAGGCATAACCTCAGAAATTGTTTGCACCTTAGCaagtttaaataatatttatgccACCCCATTTTTAAGAACTTATCCTTATTCTATGCCtaacaatataaattttcaaatagacatttattatttttgtattgtCGTTTTGATTTTGTATATCCCAGGAAGTATTCTTCTTTATGCTACTGCTGTGAG AAAAAGCAAACAAAAAATTCCCATCCCAGAAAAGAAGTCGGATGgagcaaataaaaaaaaaatatga